One genomic window of Bradyrhizobium sp. CCGE-LA001 includes the following:
- a CDS encoding FadR/GntR family transcriptional regulator produces MPVAPLFRPIDVAPAYQKVADAIEREIVNGRIKPGDPIGTEHDLVRQFGVNRSTIREGIRVLEEGGLIRRDSSRRLHACLPRYSKLASRLSRALVLHEVTFRELYEASMTLEVASIEGAVERATEENIAELAANLARSEAVVGDPAMLAECDAEFHVLVAKASQNRVLQLAREPAAQLFYPTTEMIVSGVAEGGPRLVAAHRHLIDAIRRRDREAGVLWTRRHLQDWRRGFEKIASLDRSVEHMYMEHAQAARRR; encoded by the coding sequence TTGCCTGTCGCGCCGCTGTTTCGTCCGATCGATGTCGCGCCGGCCTATCAGAAGGTCGCCGACGCCATCGAACGCGAGATCGTCAATGGCCGCATCAAGCCGGGCGACCCCATCGGCACCGAGCACGATCTCGTCCGCCAGTTCGGCGTCAACCGCTCGACCATCCGCGAGGGCATCCGCGTGCTGGAGGAAGGCGGTCTGATCCGCCGCGATTCTTCACGCCGACTGCATGCCTGCCTGCCGCGCTACAGCAAGCTGGCGAGCCGGCTCAGCCGCGCCCTGGTCCTGCATGAGGTCACCTTTCGCGAGCTCTACGAGGCCTCGATGACGCTCGAAGTCGCGAGCATCGAAGGCGCGGTGGAGCGCGCGACGGAGGAAAACATCGCCGAGCTCGCGGCCAATCTCGCGCGTAGCGAGGCGGTGGTCGGCGATCCCGCGATGCTCGCCGAATGCGACGCCGAATTCCACGTGCTGGTCGCAAAAGCCTCGCAGAACCGTGTGCTCCAGCTCGCGCGCGAGCCGGCCGCGCAATTGTTCTATCCGACCACCGAGATGATCGTGAGCGGCGTTGCCGAAGGTGGCCCGCGCCTCGTCGCGGCGCACCGCCATCTGATCGATGCGATCCGCCGCCGCGACCGCGAGGCCGGCGTGCTGTGGACGCGCCGGCACTTGCAGGACTGGCGGCGCGGCTTCGAGAAGATCGCCTCGCTCGATCGCTCGGTCGAGCACATGTACATGGAGCACGCCCAGGCGGCCCGGCGCAGATAG
- a CDS encoding ABC transporter substrate-binding protein produces the protein MRPIATLMSAAGLLSAALISPVFAQQAPLKIGVLSDFSSVYSDIGGMGNVEATKMAIEDFGGQMFGKPIDMISADVLNKPDVASTIARKWWETEGVDMIIDLPTSATALAVMELSKQYEKIMIVTDAASSDITGKSCSPYTAHWTYDTYSNAQTVGSAIVKNGGDSWYFLTADYVFGHSIERDTGDVVKKAGGKVLGSVKHPLNTADFSSFLLQAQASKAKIIGLANGGGDTINAIKQAGEFGIVAGGQNLAAIVMFISDVHSLGLKLAQGLIVTEAYYWDLNDRTRAFGKRFMERVKRMPTMNQAATYSATLHYLKAVQAAGTKDTKTVMAKMRELPVRDAFTDNGVLREDGRMVHSMYLFQVKKPEESKGPWDYYKLLAEVPGDQAFRPLKDGGCPLVK, from the coding sequence ATGAGACCTATCGCGACACTCATGTCTGCGGCCGGCCTGCTGTCGGCTGCCCTGATCTCTCCCGTCTTCGCCCAGCAGGCACCGCTCAAGATCGGCGTGCTCTCCGATTTCTCCTCCGTCTATTCCGACATCGGCGGCATGGGGAATGTTGAGGCCACGAAAATGGCGATCGAGGATTTCGGCGGGCAGATGTTCGGCAAGCCGATCGACATGATCAGTGCCGACGTGCTCAACAAGCCCGATGTCGCCTCCACCATCGCGCGCAAATGGTGGGAGACCGAGGGCGTCGACATGATCATCGACCTTCCGACCTCGGCGACCGCGCTCGCGGTGATGGAGCTGTCGAAGCAGTACGAGAAGATCATGATCGTGACGGATGCGGCGAGCTCCGACATCACCGGAAAATCCTGCTCGCCCTACACCGCGCATTGGACCTACGACACCTACTCTAATGCGCAGACTGTCGGCAGCGCCATCGTCAAGAATGGCGGCGATAGCTGGTATTTCCTCACCGCGGACTACGTGTTCGGCCATTCCATCGAGCGCGACACCGGCGACGTGGTGAAGAAGGCGGGCGGCAAGGTGCTCGGCAGCGTCAAGCATCCGCTCAATACGGCCGACTTCTCGTCGTTCCTGCTCCAGGCCCAGGCTTCCAAGGCCAAGATCATCGGGCTCGCCAATGGCGGCGGCGACACCATCAACGCGATAAAGCAGGCCGGCGAGTTCGGCATCGTCGCCGGCGGCCAGAACCTCGCCGCGATCGTGATGTTCATCTCCGACGTGCACAGCCTGGGCCTCAAGCTTGCGCAAGGGCTGATCGTCACCGAAGCCTATTACTGGGACCTCAACGACAGGACCCGCGCCTTCGGCAAGCGCTTCATGGAGCGGGTCAAGCGGATGCCCACGATGAACCAGGCCGCGACCTACAGTGCAACGCTGCATTATCTCAAAGCCGTGCAGGCCGCCGGCACCAAGGACACCAAGACCGTGATGGCCAAGATGCGCGAGCTGCCGGTGCGCGATGCCTTCACCGACAATGGCGTCCTGCGTGAGGACGGCCGCATGGTGCACAGCATGTACCTGTTCCAGGTGAAGAAGCCGGAGGAGTCGAAAGGACCGTGGGATTATTACAAGCTGCTCGCGGAAGTACCCGGCGACCAGGCGTTCCGCCCGCTGAAGGACGGCGGCTGTCCGCTGGTGAAGTGA